CGTACAGGAGGCCAAACCGAAACTTAAACGGCCTCCATTGTTTAAGGTATTGTTGTTGAATGACGATTTTACCCCTATGGAATTCGTGGTTCAGATACTGGAGCAGTTTTTTTGTATGAGTCGCGAGAAGGCAACACAGATCATGCTGCACGTACACACCCGCGGGAGAGGTGTGTGCGGCGTCTATACCTATGAGATCGCTGAAACAAAGGTCGCCCAAGTAAATGAATATTCCCGCCGTCATCAACATCCTTTGCTCTGTACGATGGAGGAGGCGTAGGCGCTTGAGGGAGGTTCTGTCCGATGCTTAGTAAAGAACTGGAACTAACCCTGAACAATGCCTTCAAGGAGGCTCGTGAAAAGAAGCACGAGTTTCTGACGGTAGAACATCTCCTGCTTGCCTTGCTGGATAACTCGACGGC
This portion of the Pseudomonadota bacterium genome encodes:
- a CDS encoding ATP-dependent Clp protease adapter ClpS — protein: MSERKSDHEDGLAVQEAKPKLKRPPLFKVLLLNDDFTPMEFVVQILEQFFCMSREKATQIMLHVHTRGRGVCGVYTYEIAETKVAQVNEYSRRHQHPLLCTMEEA